One segment of Streptomyces sp. NBC_01463 DNA contains the following:
- a CDS encoding DUF3040 domain-containing protein — protein sequence MPLSEHEQRMLEQMERALYAEDPKFATALEGSGLRTYTRRRVYQAVAGFLVGIALLMAGMVAQQIWISVVGFLVMLGCAVLAVTGWRKAPKPGEQQAAVRAGGAGERRQPKQRRSVMNRIEQRWQRRRDEQGQ from the coding sequence GTGCCGCTCTCGGAGCACGAGCAGCGAATGCTCGAGCAAATGGAGCGAGCGCTGTACGCCGAAGATCCCAAGTTCGCGACAGCGCTCGAGGGAAGTGGGCTGCGTACATACACCCGGCGACGGGTCTACCAGGCAGTTGCTGGCTTCCTGGTGGGAATCGCGCTCCTCATGGCCGGAATGGTCGCACAGCAGATCTGGATCAGCGTGGTCGGGTTCCTCGTCATGCTGGGCTGCGCGGTGCTCGCGGTCACCGGCTGGCGCAAGGCGCCCAAGCCGGGCGAGCAACAGGCAGCAGTCCGCGCGGGTGGTGCGGGCGAACGCCGACAGCCCAAACAGCGCCGGTCCGTGATGAACCGGATCGAACAACGGTGGCAGCGCCGCCGCGATGAGCAGGGCCAGTAG
- a CDS encoding DUF3488 and transglutaminase-like domain-containing protein — MSGRGRLALGAFAATLMAACSMLPLVDPVTWILQASFLLAIQCGVGALGRRVPLPRLLTVGAQAVVLVLLLTVAFAREQALAGFVPGPQSVQQLADLLTTGADDVGRYTIPAPDTAGIRLMLVGGVLLVGLAVDALAVTFRSAAPAGLPLLALYSVAAGLSDGSADWLWFLLAACGYLLLLLAEGRDRLSQWGRVFAGTNRPRDGLPSGIDASGRGALAPVRTGRRIGALALGIALVVPAALPALDSGLLTGPGAGNGKGGGGGTISAVNPLVSLQNNLNQPENREVMSYRTNSDSVQDFYLRILALDQFNGNEWRASTRRLKDVPKRLPTPAGLAPDVAVTEVRTNISASSSYQQTYLPLPYPATEVKVGGRWRYEPEGRTLVGDDGETTKGAQYEVSSLVVQPTAGQLAGAGEAPAALRREYTKVPDSLPKVVKETAEEVTKGAANGYEQAVKLQNYFASEGGFTYDTSVNSGTGSAAIGRFLKDRRGFCVHFSFTMAAMARTLGIPARVAVGFTPGAAQSDGSMSVGLRDAHAWPELYFEGVGWTRFEPTPTRGSTPAYTLPDAPTGDAADPAQPETGASTAAPATPSASDSCPAQMRRQGECGSSALPGAVTPTDTGTPAGTVLGWTLVAVLVLLVPLLPMFWRSRTRARRLGSSTGRTPADATARTMAAWQEITDTAWDHGIDPDESQTPRKAAARMVRLGRLDTEAAAAVHRVAGAVEQVLYAPEPRPVSGLAEDAQAVRAGLRLSADRFARFRAVVAPRSAVRVVWALSERRAALAGRWRLPQRPAWLRRPSGQQG; from the coding sequence GATGGCGGCTTGTTCGATGCTGCCGCTGGTCGACCCGGTCACCTGGATCCTGCAGGCGTCGTTCCTGCTGGCCATCCAGTGCGGCGTGGGTGCGCTCGGCCGGCGGGTGCCGCTGCCGCGGCTGCTGACCGTCGGCGCGCAGGCGGTCGTCCTGGTGCTGCTGCTGACCGTGGCGTTCGCCCGCGAGCAGGCGCTCGCGGGCTTCGTCCCCGGTCCGCAGTCCGTGCAGCAGCTGGCGGACCTGCTGACGACGGGTGCGGACGACGTCGGGCGGTACACGATCCCGGCCCCGGACACGGCGGGCATCCGGCTGATGCTGGTCGGCGGCGTGCTGCTGGTGGGGCTCGCGGTGGACGCGCTGGCGGTCACGTTCCGCAGCGCCGCACCGGCCGGGCTGCCCCTGCTCGCGCTGTACTCCGTCGCCGCCGGGCTCTCCGACGGCAGCGCGGACTGGCTGTGGTTCCTGCTGGCCGCCTGCGGCTATCTGCTTCTCCTGCTGGCCGAGGGGCGCGACCGGCTCTCCCAGTGGGGGCGCGTCTTCGCCGGGACCAACAGGCCCCGGGACGGTCTGCCCTCGGGGATCGACGCCTCGGGCCGCGGGGCGCTCGCCCCGGTCCGCACGGGCCGCCGCATCGGGGCGCTCGCACTGGGAATCGCCCTGGTCGTACCCGCGGCCCTGCCCGCGCTCGACAGCGGACTGCTGACGGGGCCGGGCGCCGGTAACGGCAAGGGGGGCGGTGGCGGCACCATCTCCGCGGTGAACCCGCTGGTCTCGCTGCAGAACAACCTCAACCAGCCGGAGAACCGGGAGGTGATGTCGTACCGCACCAACTCGGACAGTGTGCAGGACTTCTACCTCCGGATCCTGGCCCTGGACCAGTTCAACGGGAACGAGTGGCGGGCCTCGACGCGCCGGCTGAAGGACGTGCCGAAGCGGCTCCCGACCCCGGCGGGTCTGGCACCGGACGTGGCCGTCACGGAGGTCCGGACGAACATCTCCGCGTCCTCCTCGTACCAGCAGACGTATCTGCCGCTCCCCTACCCGGCGACGGAGGTGAAGGTCGGCGGGCGCTGGCGGTACGAGCCCGAGGGCCGCACCCTCGTCGGTGACGACGGGGAGACGACCAAGGGTGCGCAGTACGAGGTCTCCAGCCTCGTGGTGCAGCCGACGGCCGGGCAGCTCGCGGGTGCGGGCGAGGCCCCGGCGGCCCTGCGCCGCGAGTACACCAAGGTGCCCGACTCCCTGCCGAAGGTGGTCAAGGAGACGGCCGAAGAGGTGACGAAGGGCGCAGCCAACGGCTACGAGCAGGCGGTGAAGCTGCAGAACTACTTCGCGTCGGAGGGCGGCTTCACGTACGACACCTCGGTGAATTCGGGTACCGGCAGTGCCGCGATCGGCCGCTTCCTGAAGGACAGGCGGGGCTTCTGCGTCCACTTCTCGTTCACGATGGCCGCGATGGCCCGGACGCTCGGGATTCCGGCCCGGGTCGCGGTGGGCTTCACGCCCGGGGCCGCGCAGTCGGACGGTTCGATGTCGGTGGGGCTGCGCGACGCGCACGCCTGGCCCGAGCTGTACTTCGAGGGCGTCGGCTGGACCCGCTTCGAGCCCACGCCGACGCGCGGCTCCACTCCGGCGTACACCCTGCCGGACGCACCGACCGGTGATGCCGCGGACCCGGCCCAGCCGGAGACGGGCGCATCGACGGCGGCCCCGGCCACACCGTCCGCCTCGGACAGCTGCCCCGCGCAGATGCGGCGGCAGGGTGAGTGCGGCAGCTCGGCGCTCCCGGGGGCCGTGACGCCCACGGACACGGGGACGCCCGCGGGCACCGTGCTCGGCTGGACACTGGTGGCCGTACTCGTCCTGCTGGTCCCGTTGCTGCCCATGTTCTGGCGCAGCCGGACACGGGCCCGCAGGCTGGGCTCCTCCACCGGGCGCACCCCCGCGGACGCGACCGCGAGAACGATGGCGGCGTGGCAGGAGATCACCGACACCGCGTGGGACCACGGCATCGATCCGGACGAGTCGCAGACGCCTCGGAAGGCGGCGGCACGGATGGTGCGGCTGGGGCGGCTCGACACCGAGGCGGCCGCGGCCGTGCACCGGGTGGCGGGCGCGGTGGAGCAGGTGCTCTACGCGCCGGAGCCGCGGCCGGTGTCGGGGCTCGCGGAGGACGCACAGGCGGTACGGGCGGGTCTGCGGCTCTCCGCCGACCGGTTCGCCCGGTTCCGCGCGGTCGTGGCACCGCGATCGGCCGTACGGGTGGTGTGGGCCCTCTCGGAGCGCCGGGCGGCCCTCGCCGGGAGGTGGCGGCTGCCGCAGCGGCCGGCTTGGCTGAGGCGCCCGTCCGGCCAGCAGGGCTGA